A single genomic interval of Nycticebus coucang isolate mNycCou1 chromosome 21, mNycCou1.pri, whole genome shotgun sequence harbors:
- the EMILIN3 gene encoding EMILIN-3 isoform X1, translated as MGCRRLPVWLCAVAALLSGTEAKGTPFLARPAPPGASRYSLYTTGWRPRLRPGSHKALCAYVVHRNVTCVLQDGAESYVKAEYRQCGWGPKCPGTVIYRTVLRPKYKVGYKTVTDLAWRCCPGLTGERCPEHLTDQEAVPPQLEPEPQIPSGQLGPGSRPPPYSRAAPSPHGRKGPGLFGKRLERLEGDVQRLAQIYGTLSGIVASQEDPNRMTGVPRAPAAPVGFGVIPERLVDPGERARGPPTPPLAEILSKVTEVSNTLQTKVQLLDEVHGLALGHEAHLQRLREAPPSPLTSLALLEEYVDQRLHRLGGSLLDGFEQKLQGVQNACDLRVQEVQRQCEEGQAASQRLHQSLDGRELALRRELSQLGSRLQGLSTAGGGSCCSQLALISARVDSLERTLQSITQTQRAPGGPTGDELTHLSAAMLEGGVDGLLEGLEALNGTESGVRGCCLRMEMGVWGVGGFRTMLEERVQSLEERLATLAGELGHDSTPPGRSARPLVQTAELAVLEQRLVSLETSCIPSTTSAILDNLMAEVKAWRSRSEALLRQVASHASLLRQLNGTVAEVQGQLAEGTGSSLQGEITLLKVNLNSVSKSLTGLSDSVSQYSDAFSAANMSLDERERKVEAEVHAIQEEVSSHGSRLQAGHRQVLNLRGELEQLKAGVAKVAGGLSRCQDTARELQHAVGHFDQRVAQVEGTCRELGVLAAGLDSLPREGLWGHVDQLNRTLTQHTQDIARLQDDLLDCRAQLAEQARPGQAN; from the exons ATGGGCTGCCGCCGCCTGCCCGTCTGGCTGTGCGCCGTCGCGGCGCTGCTCTCGGGGACCGAGGCCAAGGGCACCCCGTTCCTGGCGCGGCCCGCGCCGCCTGGCGCTTCCCGCTACAGTCTCTACACGACGGGATGGCGCCCGCGGCTGCGCCCCGGGTCGCACAA GGCCCTCTGTGCCTATGTGGTGCACAGGAATGTGACCTGCGTCTTACAGGATGGAGCGGAGAGCTATGTGAAGGCGGAGTACCGGCAATGTGGATGGGGGCCCAAGTGCCCTGGGACGGTCAT ATACCGCACGGTGCTCAGACCCAAATACAAGGTCGGATACAAGACAGTGACAGACCTCGCCTGGCGTTGCTGCCCTGGCCTCACTGGGGAACGGTGCCCTGAGCACCTCACGGACCAAGAGGCTGTCCCaccccagctggagccagagcccCAGATTCCCTCGGGGCAGCTGGGCCCAGGCTCCAGGCCCCCTCCTTACAGCAGAGCAGCCCCCAGCCCTCACG GAAGGAAAGGCCCAGGGCTATTTGGCAAGCGGCTGGAACGCCTGGAGGGTGATGTCCAGCGCCTGGCACAAATATATGGTACCCTCAGTGGCATTGTGGCCAGCCAGGAGGACCCCAACAGGATGACTGGTGTTCCCAGGGCTCCTGCTGCCCCTGTAGGCTTTGGGGTCATCCCTGAGAGGCTTGTGGATCCAGGAGAGAGAGCCAGAGGGCCACCCACACCTCCCCTGGCCGAGATCCTGAGCAAGGTGACTGAGGTGAGCAACACACTGCAAACCAAGGTGCAGCTGCTTGATGAGGTGCATGGGCTGGCGCTCGGCCATGAGGCCCACCTGCAGCGCCTGCGGGAGGCCCCGCCGTCCCCACTCACCTCCCTGGCACTCCTGGAGGAGTATGTGGACCAACGTCTGCACCGCCTCGGGGGAAGCCTGCTGGACGGCTTTGAGCAGAAGCTGCAAGGCGTCCAGAACGCGTGTGACCTGCGGGTGCAGGAGGTTCAGCGGCAGTGTGAGGAGGGCCAGGCGGCCAGTCAGAGGCTGCATCAGAGCCTTGATGGCCGGGAGCTGGCCCTGCGCCGGGAGCTCTCCCAGCTGGGTAGCCGGCTGCAGGGCCTAAGCACAGCGGGTGGAGGTAGCTGCTGCAGCCAGCTGGCCTTGATCAGTGCCCGTGTGGACAGCCTTGAGAGAACCTTGCAGTCAATCACCCAGACCCAAAGGGCCCCTGGTGGCCCCACTGGGGATGAGCTTACGCACCTCTCAGCTGCCATGCTCGAGGGAGGTGTGGATGGGCTACTTGAGGGCCTGGAGGCCCTCAATGGGACAGAGAGTGGAGTGAGGGGTTGCTGCCTGAGGAtggagatgggggtgtggggggtgggCGGCTTTAGGACCATGCTGGAGGAGCGTGTGCAGAGCCTGGAGGAGCGCCTGGCGACACTGGCTGGGGAGCTAGGCCATGATAGCACTCCACCAGGCAGGTCAGCACGGCCCCTTGTGCAGACAGCTGAGTTGGCTGTGCTAGAACAACGGCTGGTCTCATTGGAGACCTCATGCATCCCCAGTACCACCTCGGCCATCCTGGACAACCTCATGGCGGAGGTGAAGGCCTGGCGGAGCCGGAGTGAGGCCCTTCTACGCCAGGTGGCCAGCCATGCATCTCTGCTCCGGCAGCTCAACGGCACCGTGGCCGAGGTCCAGGGGCAACTGGCAGAAGGGACAGGCAGCTCACTCCAAGGAGAGATCACTCTGCTCAAGGTCAACCTGAACTCTGTGAGCAAGTCACTCACAGGCCTCAGTGACTCTGTCAGCCAGTACTCTGACGCCTTTTCAGCTGCCAACATGTCCCTAGATGAGCGAGAACGCAAGGTAGAAGCCGAAGTCCATGCTATCCAAGAGGAGGTCAGCAGTCACGGCTCCAGGCTCCAGGCTGGCCATAGACAGGTCCTGAACCTGCGGGGTGAGCTGGAGCAACTCAAGGCTGGGGTGGCCAAGGTGGCTGGAGGACTGAGCCGCTGCCAGGACACAGCCCGGGAACTCCAACACGCAGTGGGCCACTTTGACCAGCGGGTGGCACAAGTGGAGGGCACCTGCAGGGAGCTGGGTGTGCTGGCTGCAGGCCTGGACAGCTTGCCCAGGGAGGGCCTGTGGGGCCATGTGGACCAGCTGAATCGCACGCTGACCCAGCACACACAGGACATTGCCCGCCTCCAAGATGACCTGCTAGACTGCCGGGCCCAGTTGGCTGAGCAAGCACGGCCAGGACAAGCCAACTAG
- the EMILIN3 gene encoding EMILIN-3 isoform X2 gives MAPAAAPRVAQDGAESYVKAEYRQCGWGPKCPGTVIYRTVLRPKYKVGYKTVTDLAWRCCPGLTGERCPEHLTDQEAVPPQLEPEPQIPSGQLGPGSRPPPYSRAAPSPHGRKGPGLFGKRLERLEGDVQRLAQIYGTLSGIVASQEDPNRMTGVPRAPAAPVGFGVIPERLVDPGERARGPPTPPLAEILSKVTEVSNTLQTKVQLLDEVHGLALGHEAHLQRLREAPPSPLTSLALLEEYVDQRLHRLGGSLLDGFEQKLQGVQNACDLRVQEVQRQCEEGQAASQRLHQSLDGRELALRRELSQLGSRLQGLSTAGGGSCCSQLALISARVDSLERTLQSITQTQRAPGGPTGDELTHLSAAMLEGGVDGLLEGLEALNGTESGVRGCCLRMEMGVWGVGGFRTMLEERVQSLEERLATLAGELGHDSTPPGRSARPLVQTAELAVLEQRLVSLETSCIPSTTSAILDNLMAEVKAWRSRSEALLRQVASHASLLRQLNGTVAEVQGQLAEGTGSSLQGEITLLKVNLNSVSKSLTGLSDSVSQYSDAFSAANMSLDERERKVEAEVHAIQEEVSSHGSRLQAGHRQVLNLRGELEQLKAGVAKVAGGLSRCQDTARELQHAVGHFDQRVAQVEGTCRELGVLAAGLDSLPREGLWGHVDQLNRTLTQHTQDIARLQDDLLDCRAQLAEQARPGQAN, from the exons ATGGCGCCCGCGGCTGCGCCCCGGGTCGCACAA GATGGAGCGGAGAGCTATGTGAAGGCGGAGTACCGGCAATGTGGATGGGGGCCCAAGTGCCCTGGGACGGTCAT ATACCGCACGGTGCTCAGACCCAAATACAAGGTCGGATACAAGACAGTGACAGACCTCGCCTGGCGTTGCTGCCCTGGCCTCACTGGGGAACGGTGCCCTGAGCACCTCACGGACCAAGAGGCTGTCCCaccccagctggagccagagcccCAGATTCCCTCGGGGCAGCTGGGCCCAGGCTCCAGGCCCCCTCCTTACAGCAGAGCAGCCCCCAGCCCTCACG GAAGGAAAGGCCCAGGGCTATTTGGCAAGCGGCTGGAACGCCTGGAGGGTGATGTCCAGCGCCTGGCACAAATATATGGTACCCTCAGTGGCATTGTGGCCAGCCAGGAGGACCCCAACAGGATGACTGGTGTTCCCAGGGCTCCTGCTGCCCCTGTAGGCTTTGGGGTCATCCCTGAGAGGCTTGTGGATCCAGGAGAGAGAGCCAGAGGGCCACCCACACCTCCCCTGGCCGAGATCCTGAGCAAGGTGACTGAGGTGAGCAACACACTGCAAACCAAGGTGCAGCTGCTTGATGAGGTGCATGGGCTGGCGCTCGGCCATGAGGCCCACCTGCAGCGCCTGCGGGAGGCCCCGCCGTCCCCACTCACCTCCCTGGCACTCCTGGAGGAGTATGTGGACCAACGTCTGCACCGCCTCGGGGGAAGCCTGCTGGACGGCTTTGAGCAGAAGCTGCAAGGCGTCCAGAACGCGTGTGACCTGCGGGTGCAGGAGGTTCAGCGGCAGTGTGAGGAGGGCCAGGCGGCCAGTCAGAGGCTGCATCAGAGCCTTGATGGCCGGGAGCTGGCCCTGCGCCGGGAGCTCTCCCAGCTGGGTAGCCGGCTGCAGGGCCTAAGCACAGCGGGTGGAGGTAGCTGCTGCAGCCAGCTGGCCTTGATCAGTGCCCGTGTGGACAGCCTTGAGAGAACCTTGCAGTCAATCACCCAGACCCAAAGGGCCCCTGGTGGCCCCACTGGGGATGAGCTTACGCACCTCTCAGCTGCCATGCTCGAGGGAGGTGTGGATGGGCTACTTGAGGGCCTGGAGGCCCTCAATGGGACAGAGAGTGGAGTGAGGGGTTGCTGCCTGAGGAtggagatgggggtgtggggggtgggCGGCTTTAGGACCATGCTGGAGGAGCGTGTGCAGAGCCTGGAGGAGCGCCTGGCGACACTGGCTGGGGAGCTAGGCCATGATAGCACTCCACCAGGCAGGTCAGCACGGCCCCTTGTGCAGACAGCTGAGTTGGCTGTGCTAGAACAACGGCTGGTCTCATTGGAGACCTCATGCATCCCCAGTACCACCTCGGCCATCCTGGACAACCTCATGGCGGAGGTGAAGGCCTGGCGGAGCCGGAGTGAGGCCCTTCTACGCCAGGTGGCCAGCCATGCATCTCTGCTCCGGCAGCTCAACGGCACCGTGGCCGAGGTCCAGGGGCAACTGGCAGAAGGGACAGGCAGCTCACTCCAAGGAGAGATCACTCTGCTCAAGGTCAACCTGAACTCTGTGAGCAAGTCACTCACAGGCCTCAGTGACTCTGTCAGCCAGTACTCTGACGCCTTTTCAGCTGCCAACATGTCCCTAGATGAGCGAGAACGCAAGGTAGAAGCCGAAGTCCATGCTATCCAAGAGGAGGTCAGCAGTCACGGCTCCAGGCTCCAGGCTGGCCATAGACAGGTCCTGAACCTGCGGGGTGAGCTGGAGCAACTCAAGGCTGGGGTGGCCAAGGTGGCTGGAGGACTGAGCCGCTGCCAGGACACAGCCCGGGAACTCCAACACGCAGTGGGCCACTTTGACCAGCGGGTGGCACAAGTGGAGGGCACCTGCAGGGAGCTGGGTGTGCTGGCTGCAGGCCTGGACAGCTTGCCCAGGGAGGGCCTGTGGGGCCATGTGGACCAGCTGAATCGCACGCTGACCCAGCACACACAGGACATTGCCCGCCTCCAAGATGACCTGCTAGACTGCCGGGCCCAGTTGGCTGAGCAAGCACGGCCAGGACAAGCCAACTAG